A genomic region of Candidatus Dadabacteria bacterium contains the following coding sequences:
- a CDS encoding VacB/RNase II family 3'-5' exoribonuclease has protein sequence MSSKRELRILKLLSENKGKSLSEGNILRGLDMPERKRAKLRATLKSMAFEGKIKRTSKGSYRLQKHWKKGAAKNGRHLDSPVSLLNGNRKKIAPTSLSNGSSLRVLADLRETPRGFVACPRKAELFEYEVETGGWKKSFSDGELVVIEIKPGKQSATVTERLGISGEIETEKRGIISEYGLAKGFSRNVTEEVAGLSAELSNGNLSSRVNLEKETIFTIDGDDAKDFDDAVGVTKIRRGYRLRVSIADVSHYVACGSACDEEAARRATSTYLSDRVIPMLPKRLSNDLCSLRPRRRRLTKTVEMDFDSSGRIRDSRVYNSVIKSCARLTYSEAAAILEGNGTASSSRGKNIISSLLLMKELYRKLRELRIGKGGLDFDFPEAVLLRDSKGEVSDVDRIKRNVAHEIIEEFMIMANSVVAEFIFRNGFESIYRIHESPDPDSIEQLRENLLKIGIKANFGGQIKQQDIQAVMKAASGRKDREQINFMILRALKKAVYSTKHVPHFGLAIDDYTHFTSPIRRYPDLVVHRIIDEILQKRTPSYDSARLKRIAERCSILERTAEDAERQFMNLETANFMKSRVGDLFHGKILSIHPFGVFIEIEEHFVEGLIPEHFYKIRGRKRKWFELGEEVRVKLVSADTERRRLTFNLAS, from the coding sequence ATGTCAAGCAAAAGGGAATTGCGGATTCTAAAACTGCTCAGCGAAAACAAGGGGAAAAGTCTCTCCGAGGGCAATATTCTCAGGGGGCTTGATATGCCCGAGAGAAAAAGAGCGAAGCTCCGGGCTACGCTGAAGAGTATGGCCTTCGAGGGAAAGATTAAAAGAACCTCCAAGGGTAGCTATCGTCTTCAAAAACATTGGAAAAAGGGTGCTGCGAAAAACGGTCGGCACTTGGATTCTCCTGTATCTCTTCTTAATGGGAACCGCAAGAAAATCGCTCCAACCAGCCTCTCAAACGGTAGCTCCCTGAGGGTTCTGGCCGACTTGAGAGAAACCCCGAGGGGTTTTGTTGCCTGTCCCAGAAAAGCGGAACTCTTCGAGTATGAGGTTGAAACCGGAGGGTGGAAAAAGAGTTTTTCCGACGGGGAACTAGTAGTCATAGAGATTAAGCCGGGGAAACAGTCGGCAACAGTGACCGAGCGCTTGGGGATATCTGGAGAAATTGAAACTGAAAAAAGGGGGATTATCTCCGAGTACGGTCTTGCGAAGGGTTTTTCGCGCAATGTGACAGAAGAAGTCGCGGGTCTAAGCGCGGAATTATCAAACGGCAACCTTTCTTCGAGAGTGAATCTTGAAAAAGAGACTATTTTCACCATAGACGGGGATGACGCAAAGGATTTTGACGATGCGGTAGGCGTAACAAAAATCCGCAGGGGATACAGACTTCGGGTAAGCATCGCGGATGTTTCTCATTACGTGGCTTGCGGAAGCGCGTGTGACGAAGAGGCTGCCCGCAGGGCCACCAGCACCTACCTTTCAGACAGGGTGATTCCCATGCTTCCCAAGAGGCTTTCAAACGATCTTTGCAGCCTGCGTCCCAGAAGAAGACGGCTTACCAAGACGGTCGAGATGGATTTCGATTCCTCGGGAAGGATCAGGGACTCGAGGGTATACAACAGCGTGATAAAAAGCTGTGCGAGGCTTACATACTCCGAAGCCGCGGCCATTTTGGAAGGGAACGGCACTGCTTCATCCTCCCGTGGCAAAAACATCATTTCTTCCCTGCTTTTGATGAAAGAGCTTTACCGCAAGCTCAGGGAGCTTAGGATCGGCAAAGGAGGCCTTGACTTTGATTTTCCCGAGGCCGTGCTGCTTCGCGATTCCAAAGGAGAGGTAAGCGACGTCGACAGGATTAAGCGGAATGTCGCCCATGAGATAATAGAGGAGTTCATGATCATGGCCAACTCCGTTGTCGCGGAGTTTATTTTCAGAAACGGTTTCGAATCGATTTACAGGATTCACGAATCCCCGGACCCGGATTCCATAGAGCAACTGCGTGAAAACCTTCTCAAAATAGGTATCAAGGCAAACTTCGGAGGACAGATTAAGCAGCAGGACATCCAGGCGGTAATGAAAGCTGCTTCGGGAAGAAAGGATCGGGAGCAGATAAACTTTATGATTCTACGCGCGCTCAAAAAAGCTGTTTACTCAACAAAGCATGTTCCCCACTTCGGTCTTGCTATAGACGATTACACCCACTTCACTTCCCCCATAAGAAGGTATCCTGACCTTGTCGTTCACAGGATTATCGATGAAATACTGCAGAAAAGAACACCTTCCTACGATTCCGCCCGTCTCAAGCGGATAGCCGAACGCTGCTCGATTCTGGAGAGAACGGCCGAGGATGCGGAGCGCCAGTTTATGAACCTTGAGACGGCGAATTTCATGAAAAGCCGCGTGGGTGACCTATTTCACGGAAAAATACTGAGCATACACCCCTTCGGGGTTTTCATAGAAATAGAAGAGCACTTCGTCGAGGGGCTCATCCCCGAGCACTTTTACAAGATCAGGGGCAGGAAAAGAAAGTGGTTCGAACTCGGAGAGGAAGTTCGCGTGAAGCTTGTATCAGCGGACACGGAGAGAAGAAGACTTACTTTCAATCTAGCATCCTGA
- a CDS encoding Fic family protein, whose translation MWIHEHHNWPNFTWDVKKLASKLANIRHRQGRLLGRMEGLGFELKQEASLGTLTSDVVKSSAIEGENLNPQEVRSSIAHRLGIDIAGITSVNQDIEGIVEMMLDATQQSTKPLKKDRLFDWHAALFPTGRSGMRRITVGGWRSVESGPMQVVSGPIGREKVHFEAPNAEHLEHEMTGFLAWFESKDDTDPVLRAGIAHLWFVTIHPFEDGNGRIGRAIADMALARADGMGDRFYSLSSQFESERKDYYDQLEKQQRGTPEVTGWLEWFLDCLGRAIASAEDTLSTVLFKAQLWEKINRQSVNKRQRLIINRMLEHDFRGHMNTSKYAKLAKCSTDTALRDIQHLKSRGIFIQNPGGGRSTSYRLPDTIN comes from the coding sequence ATGTGGATACATGAGCATCATAACTGGCCAAACTTCACTTGGGATGTCAAAAAACTCGCTTCCAAGCTTGCCAATATTCGACACCGTCAGGGTCGTCTGTTAGGCAGAATGGAAGGATTAGGTTTCGAACTCAAGCAAGAAGCAAGTCTCGGAACACTGACAAGTGATGTTGTTAAATCATCAGCCATCGAGGGAGAAAATCTGAACCCACAAGAGGTTCGCTCATCAATCGCTCACCGACTAGGGATTGATATCGCCGGCATTACGTCAGTGAACCAAGATATTGAGGGTATTGTTGAAATGATGCTGGATGCGACCCAGCAATCTACCAAACCTTTAAAAAAAGACAGATTGTTTGACTGGCATGCGGCACTGTTTCCAACAGGTCGCAGCGGCATGCGTCGCATCACAGTTGGTGGCTGGCGCTCCGTCGAATCCGGTCCCATGCAAGTGGTTTCAGGTCCTATAGGACGTGAAAAAGTTCATTTCGAGGCTCCAAACGCAGAGCACCTTGAACATGAGATGACGGGGTTTCTGGCATGGTTTGAGAGCAAAGATGATACTGACCCCGTGCTCAGAGCCGGTATTGCCCATCTGTGGTTTGTGACAATTCATCCATTTGAAGACGGTAATGGACGTATTGGAAGAGCGATTGCCGATATGGCCCTGGCGCGTGCTGACGGCATGGGAGACCGCTTTTACAGCCTTTCATCGCAATTTGAATCTGAGCGCAAGGATTATTATGACCAGTTGGAAAAACAGCAACGCGGCACGCCGGAGGTAACGGGTTGGCTTGAATGGTTTCTGGATTGCCTTGGTCGCGCAATTGCCAGCGCCGAAGATACGCTGAGCACCGTGTTATTTAAAGCACAACTGTGGGAAAAGATTAACCGGCAATCTGTCAACAAACGTCAGCGTCTGATTATTAATCGTATGCTGGAGCATGATTTTAGAGGGCATATGAACACCTCAAAGTATGCAAAACTGGCCAAGTGCTCCACAGATACAGCGTTACGGGACATTCAGCACTTAAAGTCACGCGGTATTTTTATTCAGAACCCTGGCGGCGGACGAAGTACAAGCTACCGCTTGCCGGATACCATTAACTGA
- a CDS encoding DUF4186 domain-containing protein, whose amino-acid sequence MYRAENGEKERLENVFRRLSRSRFRSGFRLNAKETFYLRQKGLPEVLSHGRDFLEKRLAPALPPNDGKQTPWGGHPVFRAQHATATCCRSCLVKWHGIPKKRKLTEQEIDYILLVIEMWLSAQSGPQE is encoded by the coding sequence ATGTATAGAGCGGAAAACGGCGAAAAGGAACGGCTGGAAAATGTTTTCAGAAGACTAAGCAGATCCCGGTTCCGTTCTGGGTTCAGGCTGAATGCCAAGGAGACGTTTTATCTCAGGCAAAAAGGGCTCCCCGAAGTGCTTTCGCACGGAAGGGATTTTCTTGAAAAAAGGCTTGCCCCCGCTTTGCCCCCTAACGACGGGAAGCAGACTCCATGGGGCGGACATCCCGTGTTTCGCGCCCAGCACGCCACGGCCACATGTTGTCGGAGCTGCCTAGTAAAGTGGCACGGCATCCCTAAGAAAAGAAAGCTTACGGAACAGGAAATTGATTATATTCTTCTGGTAATTGAGATGTGGCTTTCGGCTCAGAGCGGTCCGCAGGAGTGA
- a CDS encoding DEAD/DEAH box helicase family protein, translating into MIESYFTPEAAEFIREAITEAYGNEVFFVGKVNESSLVCDVKVLARGNRQAVPAILDAAKTGNVVVHNHPSGNLEPSPQDVAVASAFGNKGVGFYIVDSEVEKVYVVVEPFVPGEAVRVDNESAREYLLPAGPVARVLGEKYEHRDEQLEVLSNVIDAFNDEHLSMIEAGTGTGKTLSYLIPSILWSISNSERVLVSTNTINLQEQLINKDLPLLRDLFPKKFDYSLVKGMRNYFCLLRGEAVGQDLFDFIDDGERGSMKDVLEWAETTSDGSLSDLAFTPPDDVWDRVSAESESCPGSKCPHYSSCFFFKSRRELSRASVLVANHHMLFSDIAIKGTAGPDSDFGIIPRYAKVVFDEAHNIAEAATSHFSLKLSKHGIAKTLSKLRSRKNRDKGLVSYISHLAQKEKDSTLREVFERSGGGLARAVERIEVVSEEVFNSLYGFGVELSGETAISLRLTEEVVRHEKWPAVEERFGGLEKSLFSLENEIAHLLGVVEGSPHADSHIKLTAELGGIAKRSLAFREAIGRFFGEQDESYIRWFEGNRRRAAIFCSINLSPLDVSKELSEKLYSKTKTVVMTSASLAVDKNFDFQRKNIGLSDNERFRGLIVDSPFDFRTQSLLLVPSDMPEPGREDYEDSLAQILSDSISVTNGNALVLFTSYSSLNRVYEKTGKILESIGTVPVSLFKQGEMPRGLLLEKFKTLGNSVLFATDSFWEGVDIPGDSLKMVVICRLPFKVPTDPVTEAKIEYMEKQDIDSFREYILPHAVLRFKQGFGRLIRTKTDRGVVMVLDRRIVSKYYGKFFINSVAGSGFFCAKTEQILGRMRDFFSEEREH; encoded by the coding sequence ATGATTGAAAGCTACTTTACCCCTGAGGCTGCAGAGTTCATCAGGGAGGCAATAACTGAGGCCTATGGAAACGAGGTCTTTTTCGTCGGCAAGGTAAACGAAAGCTCTCTGGTCTGCGATGTAAAAGTCCTTGCACGCGGCAACCGCCAGGCGGTTCCGGCCATCCTTGACGCGGCGAAAACGGGGAATGTCGTCGTGCATAATCATCCCTCGGGCAATCTCGAACCTTCACCTCAGGACGTGGCAGTCGCTTCGGCTTTCGGAAACAAGGGCGTCGGTTTCTACATAGTGGACAGCGAGGTCGAGAAGGTGTACGTAGTTGTTGAGCCTTTTGTTCCGGGGGAAGCGGTACGTGTTGACAATGAATCCGCGAGGGAATATCTTCTGCCTGCGGGTCCCGTGGCCCGTGTCTTGGGAGAGAAATACGAGCACAGGGATGAGCAGCTGGAAGTTCTCTCAAACGTAATTGACGCATTCAATGACGAGCACCTCTCAATGATAGAGGCCGGTACGGGCACCGGAAAAACTCTTTCCTACCTCATACCTTCCATTCTCTGGTCAATTAGCAACAGTGAGAGGGTTCTGGTCTCAACAAACACCATCAATCTTCAGGAACAGCTGATAAACAAAGATCTTCCCCTTCTTCGGGATCTTTTCCCGAAGAAATTTGATTACTCTCTCGTTAAGGGAATGAGAAACTACTTCTGTCTTCTCCGCGGCGAAGCCGTTGGGCAGGATCTTTTCGATTTTATAGACGACGGGGAAAGAGGCTCCATGAAGGATGTGCTTGAGTGGGCCGAGACCACTTCGGACGGCTCACTTTCCGATCTTGCGTTTACACCCCCTGACGATGTGTGGGACAGGGTGTCTGCGGAAAGCGAAAGCTGCCCGGGGAGCAAGTGCCCCCATTATTCGAGCTGCTTTTTCTTCAAGTCGCGGAGGGAGCTCTCGAGGGCGTCGGTGCTGGTTGCCAACCACCACATGCTTTTCTCCGATATTGCGATAAAGGGGACTGCGGGACCCGATTCGGATTTCGGGATAATTCCCCGCTACGCGAAGGTCGTTTTTGATGAGGCGCACAATATCGCCGAGGCGGCCACTTCGCATTTCAGTCTGAAACTTAGCAAGCACGGGATTGCGAAGACGCTTTCAAAGCTTCGTTCCCGGAAAAACAGGGACAAGGGGCTTGTATCCTACATCTCGCACCTTGCACAGAAAGAAAAAGATTCCACCCTCAGGGAGGTTTTCGAGCGCTCGGGCGGCGGGCTTGCGAGGGCCGTGGAGCGTATAGAGGTCGTAAGCGAAGAGGTCTTTAATTCGCTTTACGGTTTTGGGGTGGAACTCTCGGGTGAGACAGCGATAAGCCTGAGGCTGACAGAAGAGGTTGTGCGGCACGAGAAATGGCCTGCCGTTGAGGAACGCTTCGGGGGGCTTGAAAAATCCCTCTTTTCGCTTGAAAACGAGATTGCCCACCTGCTGGGAGTAGTCGAGGGCTCACCGCACGCGGATTCCCACATAAAACTCACCGCTGAACTTGGAGGCATCGCTAAGAGATCCCTTGCTTTCCGCGAAGCCATAGGAAGGTTTTTTGGCGAGCAGGACGAGAGCTATATAAGGTGGTTTGAGGGGAACCGCAGAAGGGCGGCGATTTTCTGCTCCATCAACCTCTCTCCGCTCGATGTATCCAAGGAGCTTTCGGAAAAGCTCTACTCGAAGACCAAAACCGTCGTTATGACTTCTGCGTCGCTTGCCGTGGATAAGAATTTCGATTTTCAGAGGAAAAACATCGGACTTTCGGATAATGAAAGATTCAGGGGGCTTATTGTTGATTCACCGTTTGATTTCCGAACGCAGTCCCTGCTGCTGGTCCCGTCGGATATGCCCGAGCCCGGGCGCGAGGACTACGAAGATTCCCTTGCGCAGATACTCTCAGACTCGATCTCTGTAACGAACGGAAACGCCCTGGTACTTTTCACCTCTTATTCCTCGCTTAACAGGGTTTATGAAAAGACGGGAAAAATTCTTGAGAGCATCGGGACCGTTCCGGTCAGTCTTTTCAAGCAGGGGGAAATGCCTAGGGGCCTGCTGCTTGAAAAATTCAAAACGCTTGGGAACTCGGTGCTTTTCGCAACCGACAGCTTCTGGGAAGGAGTAGACATTCCCGGGGATTCTCTGAAGATGGTCGTTATATGCAGACTTCCTTTCAAGGTTCCCACGGACCCGGTTACGGAGGCGAAAATCGAGTACATGGAAAAACAGGATATAGATTCGTTTCGCGAATACATACTTCCCCATGCGGTACTCAGGTTCAAACAGGGCTTCGGGAGACTCATACGCACCAAGACGGACCGTGGTGTTGTTATGGTTCTTGACAGGCGCATCGTGTCGAAATACTACGGGAAATTCTTTATCAACTCCGTTGCGGGGAGCGGCTTTTTCTGCGCGAAGACGGAACAGATACTCGGACGGATGCGGGATTTTTTCTCTGAGGAGCGAGAGCACTGA